A stretch of Solea senegalensis isolate Sse05_10M linkage group LG10, IFAPA_SoseM_1, whole genome shotgun sequence DNA encodes these proteins:
- the LOC122775847 gene encoding putative ankyrin repeat domain-containing protein 20A2, with the protein MKMLNLFNRKSRSTYEASVRSPVDKHLEKELKEFYTAASKGNLTKLRKLAAKKDITQLNKLTSDALHVACARGHVDVVQFLIERKAKLNQCDSENRSALMKAVQSQHEQCVGMLLENHAEPNLVDNKGNTALHLAANIPSVPIASLLLHHKANINAQNKKGFTPLIVAVREHYIKMANYLLNKRADVNVIDQEQRSPLMIAAGRGQIDMLELLMRFNANTALKDTKGWTACEYAVKNGLSKNTEKTVASQAGLIHQAQQPSATKSFNMASVQVHLPLSLRDNGDKQEGQMKNLSEDQKALAAVSKHDRDNDQKTDLGLGVLDELSEWDSPSVTRHDGNDDIKQMETEQQLGILSKQDRVNGQKTDLATKSPIGASVYDQKTELGLSPEDELSDWDSPSVTSHDGKDDTDRDNGQSTDVDLGLYNLLQPVATKSSISASVQSHLPLQLRHNGNKQEGQSGKDLKMAEIANSNNLKNHVNTLKSELAKITTLAVAEHEVEFCLAPQTDTKKLQQQERQELLHLRDRFTHSQHSNCEERVKLVEQRTKELTSKAAALEDQIHKLKEEKNETDSKFKQLADSLRKMSIKEALLEVNVPDCNDLEKETQLLKDIDWVKGVRSKDHYMQPERQINSLKRSPDERDKNPPNKQLKVTVERCMKSQAVLGLHRAQRENVLSKLHSGCEEKAQVVEERNNKCTSNASDLQHQLKQLEEEKNETEANLRQLADSLEKLLTSETSLEANTHSHNDLEEETQFLGDSGGVKQILEESKDHYEQPEKRMNSLKSNPGENHKYTTIKQLREAVERLKKKKAYDVQDQIFKMAKEKNDTKAKLFQQADSIRRLSNKASLRVNTHHHNTLEEKTTRLLKLIYRTKKIVENDIHCVQSERQSACLKSSLEERDKNTTITELDDGVEGFKKKPADLQDQIYKMDNEKNTRQRANSLKMMPMSNPFLEVNTNNHSDLQERTTQLLKLISRTKRMLDNKNHYVQPERQMIMAENTTIKQLKDTVERLKKERLGLSLTPLEKEELKMKANKIAEEWNSPTMDLSRHSQTEGGFRRMKEKVEDLAEKKVEKAVSFCSQLENVNFEIKKKLTSPKRSRCCSVQLERSKMQPCEDMFPNHLRADNLVQVNLQFQTANQKAEDQIKVTTSKPHELEQNIQRLERELARACSMQYDSLERTTTKQS; encoded by the exons ATGAAGATGCTCAACTTATTCAACAGAAAGTCTAGAAGCACCTATGAGGCCAGTGTACGTTCCCCCGTCGACAAACACCTGGAAAAAGAACTCAAGGAGTTTTACACAGCTGCTTCAAAGGGTAATTTGACAAAGTTGAGGAAGCTTGCTGCGAAGAAAGATATTACTCAACTCAACAAGCTGACTAGTGATGCACTTCATGTTGCCTGTGCCAGAGGACACGTTGACGTGGTGCAATTCCTTATTGAGAGGAAAGCAAAGCTGAATCAATGTGACTCTGAAAATAGATCTGCCTTAATGAAGGCAGTGCAGAGTCAGCATGAGCAATGTGTGGGCATGCTGCTGGAAAACCATGCTGAGCCTAACCTGGTGGATAACAAAGGCAACACAGCCCTGCACCTGGCAGCAAACATCCCATCCGTCCCCATTGCTTCCTTGCTACTGCACCATAAGGCTAACATCAATGCCCAAAACAAGAAGGGTTTTACACCTCTGATTGTAGCAGTACGTGAGCATTATATTAAGATGGCAAACTATCTCCTCAACAAGAGAGCTGATGTAAATGTCATCGACCAAGAACAAAGGTCCCCATTAATGATAGCTGCTGGCAGAGGACAGATCGATATGTTGGAACTACTCATGAGGTTTAATGCTAATACTGCACTAAAGGATACCAAAGGATGGACAGCGTGTGAGTATGCTGTAAAGAATGG TCTTTCTAAGAACACTGAGAAAACTGTGGCCAGTCAGGCTGGATTAATTCACCAGGCACAACAGCCTTCAGCCACCAAGAGCTTCAACATGGCATCAGTGCAAGTGCATCTCCCACTCTCATTGAGGGACAATGGTGACAAACAGGAAGGACAGATGAAAAATCTGTCAGAAGATCAGAAGGCACTTGCTGCTGTGAGCAAACATGACAGGGATAATGACCAAAAGACTGATCTTGGTTTGGGTGTTCTCGATGAGCTATCAGAATGGGACTCACCCAGTGTCACCAGACATGATGGCAATGATGATATTAAACAGATGGAGACTGAGCAGCAACTTGGTATTTTAAGCAAACAGGACAGAGTTAATGGACAAAAGACTGATCTTGCCACCAAGAGCCCCATTGGGGCATCAGTGTATGACCAAAAGACTGAGCTTGGTTTGAGTCCTGAAGATGAGCTATCAGACTGGGACTCACCCAGTGTCACCAGTCATGATGGTAAAGATGATACAGACAGAGATAATGGACAAAGTACTGATGTTGATTTGGGTTTGTATAATCTATTACAGCCAGTAGCCACCAAAAGCTCCATCAGTGCATCAGTGCAATCACATCTCCCTCTCCAGCTGAGGCACAATGGTAACAAACAGGAAGGACAGAGTGGAAAAGACCTGAAGATGGCTGAGATAGCCAACAGCAACAATCTGAAAAACCATGTAAACACCCTGAAATCTGAGTTAGCTAAGATAACAACTCTGGCAGTGGCAGAACATGAGGTTGAGTTTTGCCTGGCAcctcaaacagacacaaagaaatTGCAACAACAAGAGAGACAGGAGCTCCTTCACCTGAGAGACAGATTCACCCACTCACAGCACTCAAACTGTGAAGAGAGGGTAAAACTGGTGGAGCAGAGAACTAAGGAGCTCACCAGTAAGGCTGCTGCCCTCGAAGACCAGATCCACaagttaaaagaagaaaagaatgaaacagACTCTAAATTTAAGCAACTAGCTGACTCTCTCAGGAAGATGTCAATCAAGGAAGCTCTTCTGGAGGTCAACGTACCTGATTGCAATGACCTGGAGAAGGAGACTCAGCTTCTTAAAGACATAGATTGGGTTAAAGGAGTAAGGAGTAAAGACCACTATATGCAGCCTGAGAGACAAATAAACAGTCTAAAGAGAAGTCCTGATGAAAGGGATAAGAATCCCCCCAACAAACAGCTAAAAGTCACTGTGGAGAGGTGCATGAAGAGTCAGGCTGTGTTAGGGCTCCACCGggcccagagagaaaatgttcTGTCCAAGCTGCACTCTGGCTGTGAAGAGAAGGCACAAGTGGTGGAGGAAAGAAATAATAAGTGCACCAGTAACGCATCTGACCTCCAGCACCAGCTCAAACAGttggaagaagaaaagaatgaaacagAGGCTAATCTAAGGCAACTGGCTGACTCACTTGAAAAACTGTTGACTAGTGAAACGTCACTGGAGGCCAACACACATTCTCACAATGACCTGGAAGAGGAGACTCAGTTCCTCGGAGACTCAGGTGGGGTTAAACAAATACTAGAAGAGAGTAAAGACCACTATGAACAGCCTGAGAAAAGAATGAACAGTCTGAAAAGCAATCCTGGAGAAAATCATAAATATACCACTATCAAACAGTTAAGGGAGGCTGTTGAGAGACTCAAGAAAAAGAAGGCTTATGATGTCCAAGACCAGATCTTCAAGATGgccaaagaaaagaatgacacCAAGGCTAAATTATTTCAGCAAGCCGACTCAATCAGGAGGCTGTCGAACAAAGCTTCTCTGAGGGTCAACACACATCATCACAACACCTTGGAGGAGAAAACAACTCGCCTCCTCAAACTCATATACAGGACTAAAAAAATCGTAGAGAATGACATCCACTGTGTGCAGTCTGAGAGACAATCTGCATGTCTGAAGAGTAGCCTGGAAGAAAGGGATAAGAATACTACCATCACAGAGCTGGATGACGGTGTGGAGGGGTTCAAGAAGAAGCCTGCTGACCTCCAAGATCAGATCTACAAGATGGACAATGAAAAGAACACAAGGCAGCGTGCTAATTCACTAAAAATGATGCCAATGAGTAACCCTTTTCTGGAGGTAAACACAAATAATCACAGTGACCTGCAGGAGAGGACAACTCAGCTCCTCAAACTCATTAGCAGAACCAAAAGAATGTTAGACAACAAAAACCATTATGTGCAGCCTGAGAGACAAATGATAATGGCTGAGAATACCACCATCAAACAGCTGAAGGACACCGTGGAGAGACTCAAGAAGGAGAGATTGGGACTGTCTCTGACACCACttgaaaaagaagaattaaaaatgaaagccAACAAGATAGCAGAGGAGTGGAACAGTCCAACGATGGACCTGAGCAGACACAGTCAGACTGAGGGTGGATTcagaagaatgaaagaaaaggtgGAAGATCTGGCAGAGAAGAAGGTGGAGAAGGCAGTGTCTTTCTGCAGCCAATTAGAGAATGTGAACTTTGAGATTAAGAAAAAGCTGACCTCCCCGAAGAGGTCCCGCTGCTGTAGCGTCCAGCTGGAGAGGAGTAAAATGCAGCCGTGTGAGGACATGTTCCCCAACCACCTAAGGGCAGATAATCTGGTGCAAGTGAACCTGCAGTTCCAGACAGCTAATCAAAAAGCAGAGGATCAGATCAAAGTGACTACTAGTAAGCCTCATGAGTTGGAACAGAACATCCAGAGGCTAGAGAGGGAACTGGCCCGTGCCTGCTCCATGCAGTATGACAGCCTTGAGcggacaacaacaaaacagagctAA
- the setd6 gene encoding N-lysine methyltransferase setd6, with the protein MATEAKLLKLDDSSEITPLEDFLQWCNKVGLVLSSKVYVSKEGTVAEYGMLAKDNIELGEVLFTIPRSALLHQGTTKVSALLEKEKSTLESSSGWVPLLLALLYEYTSSQSHWRPYLSLWTDFKTLDHPMFWSKEERDKLLRGTGIPKAVDTDLANIRKEYTDVALPFINKHPDLWNPSTHTLELYTQLVAFVMAYSFQEPQAEEDEEDEDDDDDEDEEKAPNPPMMVPMADMLNHVSQHNANLEFTPDCLKMVCVRHIRKGEEVFNTYGEMANWQLLHMYGFSEPYPSNSNDTADIPITDLYEASKQGIQSDLDRQLIEEQWEMVHELIQEKEAFVFGKHGCLTDTELHTALKVLCLSKQEFSEFIENEGWEEVDEDDEAISFSLSNDGLPELKAAWKSLIHKTILLTLKSYGDDEDRDRALIEDQAALSKLSSRQQKALQVRFGQKSILYKLLELIGS; encoded by the exons ATGGCAACGGAAGCAAAACTACTCAAG TTGGATGACAGTTCAGAGATCACCCCTCTGGAGGATTTTCTACAGTGGTGCAACAAAGTCGGGCTTGTGCTCAGCAGTAAG GTTTATGTGAGTAAAGAGGGAACAGTCGCAGAGTACGGGATGCTGGCAAAGGACAACATAGAGTTGGGGGAAGTTTTATTCACCATCCCCAGATCAGCTCTACTTCACCAGGGAACAACCAAGGTTTCTGCTCTCCTGGAGAAAG AGAAGTCAACTCTGGAGAGCTCTTCAGGCTGGGTTCCCCTTCTGTTGGCGCTGCTGTATGAGTACACATCCTCACAGTCCCACTGGAGACCCTACCTGTCTCTGTGGACAGACTTCAAGACACTGGATCATCCCATGTTCTG GTctaaagaggagagagacaaaCTGCTGAGAGGAACGGGTATTCCAAAGGCCGTGGACACAGATCTGGCTAACATCCGTAAGGAGTACACAGATGTAGCCCTGCCGTTCATCAACAAGCATCCTGACCTCTGGAaccccagcacacacacactggagctgtACACACAGCTGGTGGCCTTCGTCATGGCCTACAG TTTTCAAGAGCCACAGgcggaggaggacgaggaagatgaagatgacgatgacgatgaggaCGAGGAAAAGGCCCCTAATCCACCCATGATGGTTCCCATGGCAGACATGCTGAACCATGTGTCACAGCACAATGCTAATCTGGAGTTCACACCG GACTGTCTGAAGATGGTTTGCGTGCGGCACATTCGTAAAGGCGAGGAGGTGTTTAACACCTACGGCGAAATGGCCAACTGGCAGCTGCTCCATATGTATGGCTTCAGTGAACCATATCCAAGCAACAGCAACGACACAGCTGACATCCCCATCACCGACCTCTACGAAGCCTCCAAACAAG gtATTCAGTCTGATTTAGATCGGCAGCTGATAGAGGAGCAGTGGGAAATGGTGCATGAGCTAATACAAGAGAAAGAAGCCTTTGTCTTTGGTAAACATGGCTGCCTTAcagacacagagctgcacacTGCACTCAAG GTGCTGTGCCTGTCAAAGCAAGAGTTCTCGGAGTTCATAGAAAACGAAGGATGGGAAGAAGTGGATGAGGACGACGAGGcgatttccttttctttgtctaaTGACGGCCTCCCAGAATTAAAGGCTGCTTGGAAAAGCCTCATTCACAAAACAATCCTCCTGACTCTGAAGTCTTACGGAGATGACGAAGACAGAGACCGTGCTCTCATAGAGGATCAGGCAGCACTTTCTAAACTTAGCAGCAGGCAACAGAAAGCACTGCAGGTACGGTTTGGACAGAAGAGCATCCTGTACAAATTACTGGAGCTCATAGGGTCGTGA
- the LOC122776530 gene encoding carbohydrate sulfotransferase 6-like, producing MFHSKVSFSTIIFVVVLQAVVMVLFCSWYLQLSPCGSTPSDKKVHVLLLSSWRSGSSFMGQVFSQHPSVFYLMEPGFHVWTKHPKSGVRSLRMALRDLFRSLFQCDFSVMDSYMPEHPQLASLFGWIMSRALCSPPACSLTPRNQISNQTLCAKKCNVQGLQGAEQACLTYSHVVLKTVRFFELESLYPLFQDPNLDLRIIHLIRDPRAVYRSREESGWILAHDSAVLLEHRQVPAGEVEYEAIQEICRSHVRINKRATVNAPPFLEDRYRMVRYEDMAQDPLKEIASLYFFLGLEMTTELKEWIYKMTNGNGKGSKQEAFEITSRSAVEVSRAWRTMLPHSKVKRVQEVCKEAMLLLGYRMVDSEEEQEKLDIDLF from the coding sequence ATGTTTCACTCCAAAGTCAGTTTTAGTACCATAATCTTCGTGGTGGTCCTGCAGGCTGTCGTCATGGTGTTGTTCTGCAGTTGGTACCTCCAGCTCTCTCCCTGTGGCTCCACCCCCTCGGACAAGAAGGTTCACGTTCTGCTGCTGTCGTCGTGGAGATCAGGTTCATCGTTCATGGGTCAGGTGTTCAGCCAGCACCCGTCTGTCTTCTACCTTATGGAGCCTGGTTTTCACGTCTGGACCAAACATCCCAAATCTGGGGTGCGCTCACTGCGAATGGCGTTGAGGGATTTGTTCCGTAGCTTATTTCAGTGTGACTTCTCTGTCATGGACTCGTACATGCCAGAGCATCCTCAACTTGCCTCCTTGTTCGGGTGGATTATGAGTCGAGCGCTGTGCTCCCCACCGGCCTGTTCCCTCACACCACGCAACCAGATCAGCAACCAGACTCTGTGTGCAAAGAAGTGCAACGTCCAAGGCTTGCAGGGGGCAGAGCAAGCATGCCTGACCTACAGTCACGTGGTGTTAAAAACTGTACGATTCTTTGAGCTGGAATCCCTCTACCCTCTTTTTCAGGACCCAAACCTGGATCTGCGCATCATCCATCTGATCCGAGACCCACGGGCTGTATACCGGTCTAGAGAGGAGTCTGGCTGGATTTTGGCTCACGATAGTGCTGTCCTTTTGGAGCACAGACAAGTACCAGCAGGTGAGGTGGAGTACGAAGCCATTCAGGAGATCTGTCGCAGCCATGTTCGCATCAATAAGAGGGCCACGGTAAACGCCCCTCCATTTCTGGAAGACCGCTACAGAATGGTTCGCTACGAGGACATGGCACAAGACCCACTCAAGGAAATCGCCTCTTTATATTTTTTCCTGGGTCTGGAGATGACCACAGAGCTGAAGGAATGGATCTACAAAATGACCAATGGAAACGGCAAGGGCTCCAAACAGGAAGCTTTCGAAATCACTTCCCGGAGTGCTGTTGAGGTCTCCAGGGCGTGGCGCACCATGCTGCCACACAGCAAGGTCAAACGTGTCCAGGAAGTGTGTAAAGAAGCCATGTTGCTGTTGGGGTACAGGATGGTTGATAGCGAGGAAGAACAAGAGAAGCTGGACATAGATCTattctag